CCACATCCACACCACAACACCCTATCTGAAAAGGtggagtgctggggatgtagctcagtggtgaaccacttgcctagcaaggtaagaccctgggttcaatcatacttggtacagagagagagagagagacagagagagagagagaaagagagaaggtttTTAGCTTCAAGTGCTACAAGAGGATAAAgtctaggaaaggaaaaaaaatagaggagaaggaagaggagataaTGGCTTCTACTCAGGGACAGGAGACTGTTCTGTTTCTATATCTGTGCATTCtatgtgtctctgtctctgtgtctgtctgttgCTCATGCACAGGTTTAGAGCATGAGAATTTTCCCTCTCTCCATCTGCCCCACTCTATTTCACTTTGAACAGACTAGGCTTTTATGCACAGCATGAAGCATGTTCCCAGGATTTGGTGATCTTTGTTGCTTGTTGCTACGTCTGGTCTGGCCCTTATCTATTCAAGACACTCTCTTTAAAGAAATGCTACACGGACAGCGGAGAAATGTCATGTTCACATTCAAAAGCTGTAATTGAGAGTCCTGCTCTGCCCATTCATTGGTAACTCCATGATCTCGAGAAAGAGCTCATTTCTTCTGTgaaccttggtttcctcatctatataaTGGGTATGAGAATACTAGTACTTTGGAGTGCCAGTGCCTGTGTGTTCGGAACCAATAACATAGTGGATTTGAAAGTACTTTGTAAGCTGGCTcacagtggctcacgcctgtaatcctagcatctcaggaacatgaggcaggaggattgcaagttcaaaaccagattcagcaatttagtaaggccctaagtaacttagcaagaccctgtctccaaataaaataagtaaataaatacaaagaactggggatgtgtctcagtggttgagcacccatgggtacaaaataaaaaagaaagtactttGCAAGCTCTTAAGTCCTTTTTATTGCCATCTCTACAGGATGACCCACTACAGCCATTATAAAGGCCTCTGCCATCCCCGGCTGGctaccctcctcctccctcctggcaATGGAATGCACTAGTGAGCTGGAATGAGCATGGGATCCATGGCTGTGATGTCACAGAGCACATGAAGTCAGAGGTCCTatggaagagaagagaggaaatcGATGCAGGGAAAGGGTAAGGACTGGGACAGGGACGGGGGAGGCAGGTGGGGGAAGCCTGCTGGGCACTAGGGAGCTGGTGGGCCAGAAGCTGTGGGTGGGCAGGCCCATGACATCTCTGGGCTCCCAGCTCTGCTGGGTAGCATTCCTGACAGCCCTCCTACTGCTGCTGCGGGTGAAGGGGATGAAGTCTCAGAAGGGCAGCCCAGACATGGATGaggggaagcagaaagagaaaatggcTTCTGCAGGTAGGTGGAGAAGAGAGAGACAAGGTCTGGAGGTTAGGGCTGGGTCTGATTGAGGCCAGGCCTCAGGTAGCTGTTCAGATGAGGGTGCATCTGAGATGGGTTTGGATTCTGGGAGACGGCTCCGTTTCCCTATCAGGGTAGAATGTCCTGTCTGGAGCAGGGGGGGTTCCCAGCCAGGGCCGACCTGGGCCAGCTGCAATTGCATGCAGCTTCTGCATGGGTGAGCATGAGTGTCCTGGAGGAGAACCTGGGTTTTCCTCATATTGAAGGATGTCCTTCATTCCCTCAGGATGGTACCACTTTAGAGGAGACAGCTAGCCTTAGAGGTGGGGTTGGGGTAtgtgggatttgaacccagatcaGAAAAGACATCTAGATGGGGAGCACCTCTCTCGTCAAGGCCAAAGAGGTGGCAATTGTGCCAAATCCCCTTGGTCCCCACTTTTCTCTCTCAGCCAGGTCAAGGTGGGGGCAGGTCAGGATCAGGGCCGCCCATGCCTCCCGCTCTTCCCTGTTCCAGACCAGAACCAAGAGCAGTTTGAAGAACATTTTCTGGCTTCCTCGGTGGGTGAGCTGTGGCAGGTGATGGACATGGCCCAGCAAGAGGAGAACACGACATCGAAGGCAGCAGCTGTCCGAGACCACCTTTTTGATCTAGCCTTCTGCTTTAACATGGCCAGCATCATGTTTTTTTTATAAGAGACATTGAGGCTGAGGTGGTGGCCTGGTTCCTGAATGAAAACCTGAACGTCTGCCTGCGCTTCATAATTGCTCACTGACCTCTTCCCCCCAGTGGGCTTCAGGTCACTACACCACTCCCCACCTCTTATCATTGGTACCTAGACTCGGTGCGGCAACAGAGACTGCGGTTGCCACCCCACGCCCAGAGTTTCATCTCCCACCGCCAGAGACATCACACCAGACCTACACCCTTCTCCCTCTCACACCTCTCCTGGCTTTGTCCAAAACAGAAGATTAGAGGGAGGAGGCAGTGacaataaaatagcaataaaatccTGAAAACCATTGGGAGCAGCTTTCTGAGCCCTCACCAAGCCCTTGGGGCTCTAAATGGTCTGTGGAATTGCCAGCCCTTTGGCCCACGGACTGACTGACCTTCAGACCCACCATCTCTCCAGCTCTTTCCTTTTCTACCTACCGTCCTTGGCACGTTTCCCTCTTATCTTTTCTGACTTCTAGGAATAGAGCATAGCAGGAAAGAGTCACTGGGAGACAGGTGGGGACCAAGGGCCGCCTTTTATTTGGAGAATAGAAGGGAAAAGAGATGGTGCCCAACTGCCTGGATGGGCCCGGGGCTGCTGATCCACCTGCGTTGCTGTGTCTGTGGGTCCATGTTACCAGAGCTGGCAGCGGCTGGAGGGGTTCATGAGGGCATCACGCGGACACCGAAAATGTCTGGCAAAGGCTGGGGTGTTGCTGAGAGGTCCGTGGACCCGAAGTCTGGGAGGGCTGTGAGTGTCCTGGGAGTGCTCAGTGCTGGGTTCCCTGCACAGGACCTGAGGAAGGGTAAGGAGCAGAGgtcttgactttttctttctaGAACTAGgagctgaacccaggggtgctgtgcCACgtagctacatccccaaccctttccaTCTTGtcagttttgagacagagtcttgctaaatttctgaagTTGGTCTCAAaaattgcagtcctcctgcctcagccgctcATGTCACCAGTGTTACCATGTGCCTGACCAGATAAAGTTCTTATAGGTTTATTAGAACAAGGCTGGGGCTAAGGGTCACCAGGAGGAGCAGACAAAGAGCAGAGCAGGATTCAAATGCTCAAGGGCCTAGTAGAGTTCATGTCATTTGTAAGTCATTTCATCTGGCActaggagagcagaggagggccCAAGTTACGCAATGACACCATTGGTGAGGACCCCTATTAGGCCGAGTCTAATAATGAGACAGCTCCGCGAGGGAGCTGGGGACTGTGCCTCTTGGGGAAGCACAGGTGATAAAAGGGGTCATGTCAAACTGGGACCACTCCTGGGGGTGAAGTCTCTGaggaggaatgttacatagagtcAGCTTCTGGTGGGGTCATTTTAAAGGGTCCGTATTTCTGGCCTATGAGATAAGAAAATGTTGGACTCAACTCATGGAGGGACCTAGAAGgagaaattttttcttctttttgaggaGGGGGGAGGGTTGCTGATTTGGTAGAAGAATTTTTTAGTGATCTGGAGGGTGAGGGCAAGGGGACAAGTGAGAAAGGTTGACAGCAGGGACATCCATGGCAGTGAGTCAGGGGTATTTGAAGAGGGTGTGTCATAGAGAAAATGCCTTTGCGTATTAGTAATAGGGTGCTTATCGGATCTGAAGCAAGCTGAGGAAGGCAGGGCAGCTGCTTACCTGGGCATAGCTTCTGAAGAAGAGCTGGTGGGGGCTGAGGTCCCAGTTGGGCAGCTTGGTCTCCCCACGGTACTCGAGGAGGCTCCTGCTGTATGCCTGGATTGGGGGGATAGGATGAAGAGTTGGCTTTAGGCTTGAGACCATCTGGAAGCTCGATGCCGTTCGAGCAGTACCTCAAACAAACCCCTGGGCCTTTGTTCCCTGTTCTGAGCTAACACATTGGTCTGAgccaaaagaaagaatattttccgGAAGACTGATAGATTTCTTAGAAAGTGGGAGGGGGGAATCTACAGGGAGTGAGGTGTGTCCCCAAGCTGCCAACTGATACGTGGAGATATAAAGGGCAGAAAATTATGTAAGTATATTTGCATGAGAGAAGGTGGAAGGAAAACTCGAGGACAGTGCCTTTAGTTCTGCTGGTGAAAACAGATCATGACCGTTGGCCCACCTGGAACGCAATGGCCAGCCCCCCCACATCTGCGGCATTCTCTAGGAGCGTGCTGGAGCCATTGAAGGAGGTTCCACCGGGCAATGGGAAGGCAGCGTAATGGCGCTCCAAACACAGGAGTGCCTCCTGCAGGGCCCGGGTGTCACAGTCCTGGCAGTCCCCAGGGTGCACTGTTGAAaacagagcaagaaaatgaaacgGCAAGGGACGTGGGTTGTGCCACGGAAGGTTCTGGCTCCCAGAAACACGGCAGGTTTCTAGGACTGTCCCTCCTGGAGCCCTTGAATAATCCTCCTTTCCCCTGTAGGACTTCTTTGAGGTCTTCCCTTGGGTTCCCTGTGGTCCCACATCCCAGTGGCCCCTGTTACCCACACAGCTGGTAGAAGATGTGCAACAGCTCACGGGCCATGATGCTGCCAGCAGCGCCAAAGTTCACGGCTCTAGGGATACAAGAGCCTGTCTCACCCCCAGAATCCTTCAACATTTTTTACCCCAACTCTCCAGCCACGGATCTCATCCATCATAACAACTGTTCATCTCTCCTGGGAAACTCCCCGGCCACCCTCCCAGAATGGCCCTTACCTAGGGTAGTCAGGGTGGAAGAATGGAGGTTGCAGGAGTCCCGCTGGGAAGACCACCTCATGGTCAGGTATGGAATAGGAAGCAGTGACCCCCCAGGGGGACACCTGCCATCTGTGGGGAAAGCACATATGAACACAGCTCCATCATTAACTGCCCCAAGGCACCTACAGTTCCTCCAACGAATACCACTGTCCCCACGGCCACCTCCAAGTCTCCAGATTCCTTTCCTACTAATTACAAATGGGGTATCTCAGGGATGGCGTGTCCCTGTCTCCTCTGACCCCATACCTGTGGTAAGGGAGAGGCTGCAAGAAGCTCCAGACCTTTCTAGCTTGGAGAGATCGGACACAGCTCAGAAAAGACTGCAGGAAGTTGGGTCCAAGTTGTATCTAGAGAGGAGGCAAGAGGTGACTTGGGCACACAGAGACAAGCACTGACGGACATCTATATATGCCAAGGAGCACATTAAACCCAAACACACATAACAccctcatacacacacatccaTGAGTTGGTGGAGACCACTCCTGCTGTGGGTGCAGACACGCTCCACGTGCATCAGCACACAGACAAACATACACAGGAAGTCACAGGAGACACAGGTGTGTGCACTCAAGCATCACAGCCTGAAtagtttctgtttttctgctgGCAAGACCCAGCCAGCACCAGGGCAAGGAAGTGGGTGGGTAAGAATTGCTCGGGGAAAATGGATGCTGTGGATAAGACTTGGCTAGGTCAGGGAGGAGAGCTGCAAAAGGCAGGGACCCACGTTGCTGTATTCTTGTCTGGCCAGCTCCGGCTTCAGGGTCCATTCAGGGGCTCCCATCTGCACCTGCAGTTGAGTGATCTGGGGAGAGACATGAAAGGTGGTAAGGACCTCACATTCCCTGACTGTCTCGGAGCCTTTAATGCCGTCTCCAGGCGTGTGTGCAGCACAGTGGCATTTTGGCTCTCTCCCCCTCCACTGTCGTTTGACCTACCCCTAAGCATTCCCACACTGGCCTGCAATCCTGGCCTTACCCTGTTCTGGGCCTCTCTTCGGGTCTTTTCACTTATCCAGGGGAGTCTTTTGAGGTGTGCGACAAGGGCATCTTTGATCTCAGTGAATAGCTCCATGGcctgtgggggtgagggtgggggacaGGGGAACAGaaccaagatcagcctcagctCTGGCTCTGCCACAGCACTGACCTTCAGGGGGCCTTGGCTCTGGAGGGTGCCTTCACAGGAGGAGCTGTCACAGAAGGAAAAAGAGCTcagaaagaggaggggaaggcCTTTTCCTAGGTACTATAAAGGCAGGGCTAAAAAGGCAGTGCCAAGCACAGAGAGGAAAGCGGGAGCTGGCCACCACTGGTCAATCAGGAAGAGGGAGATCTGAGCTGGAGAGGCCCTTACAGCTGGAGCCAAGGGAGAAGAGGGCTGCCGTCTCCCCCTCTGCTCTCGGGATCGGGATCTtgtcctcccaccctccctcccaatGCATGCACTTCCTCTCTTCGCCTTTCTGAGCTCTTCAGCTTCCTAACAAGTGGGCCTCTCCCCATCTTCAGGGCCTGGAAGTATAGTTCCTGTTTTTCAGCCACCCAGCATCTTGCATGCCTCCTCTCTTCGGGGAAGAAAGTGAGTGACAATATTCGGAAGCCTGGGATCTGGCATCAGACTGCCCCAGTTCAGTCCTGACTGTGCTGTTtggtagctgtgtgaccttgatcGAGTCATCTCACCTTTCCATGCCTCAGTTCTTGGTCCTATCAAATTAGGATGATACCCAGACTTAAATAAAGTCGCGGGTGAAATACTTGCAAGAGTCCCAGCATGTGACAAGACACTCACCAAGTGTCCTGTAGTTATTTATTTGTACTCCTCAAGGTTACGTCACCTCACGCTCACGTCATGTCATGTGTTGCTCTAAAGTCTTAGATAAACAGGGAGGAGCCTTAAAGGTCAGGGAGTTCGATTTTCTCATTTTATGGTTGAAGAAACACAAGACCAAGGAAGTCGGTGACGTGTCCAAATTAGTGCATGTTATGCCTCCTCGTGTTCCATAGCTGAACTGTGCCCACCCAGGGGGTGGAGGGGCCTCTGGGATCCCCCTGTCCCCCACACATACTACTGAGAAGCATGCAGTCCATAGGACGGGGCAGGGGGCGCAGCGGGGGATCGCTCTCACATACAGCACTTCGGATGCCTGGGCCAAATGCCTCACGAACAAACAAGGCCGCCAGGGTGGGCTGGAAGAAAGTGCCTGTTTCCTCCACACATTTCATCCATCGCGGGTGGGCTGGCTGCAGAGACAAAGTTGGAGTGAGTCTAAGGCTCTTTCCTCACCAATCTTCTCTAGACCTTCACCCCAGAGCCTGCTCTCTGCCCTGGAGTCCCTGATTTATCTCTCTTTATTACCCCCTCTGGCCATACATTCCTACTCAGCCTATAGGGCTTGGGTCCTCTGCAGCTGGTCTTGTGAGCCTGGTTGAGCAAATTGCCTATTAATTGGAAAGCAAGACTCCCGGCAGGCATTGCTCTGAAGGAATACAAGGCTcctgggcaggggaggaggagaagcctAACCTCTTCCTTTAGTAGGACAATTACCCACCCCGGTCCCCACCCACCACACACATGGCCCTGGGTCCCAGCAATGACTCCACCCTCCCACACTTCTTTGCTCAAAATGGACAATTAAGACAGTGATTCCCTTCCTCTACCATCACCCATGCCTGCTTTCTAAGTGTATATATCATATTGCAGGACCTtaagtcataaagaagaaaatcattaaTAAAACTAGGCTTTGGAGGCTACATTGTTTGCTTgaggaagcaagaaaaaaaaagcagctaaGTGTATAATTCACAAATCTACGAAACTTtcaccccaattttttttttttttgagggggaataggatgagaaaaggaaaatttaactTCAAAGGTACAGAAAAATTATCAGCTCAAGAGAACTAGGGACGTGTTTTTCTAAGAGCATGacccaaagaattaaaaaaaaacaaaagaaagatgcTGGGGAGATATCAGAGAATGGATTGGGTGGTTTTGAAAAGTTGACCAGGGATTAGCCCAGAGAGGACACAGGTGGATGAAGAAACATATTGCGGagccagagaaaaaaattcaggcaACTGGCCTAGGGGTGGCCAAGCTGGAACCTATAAAAACCAGCTACTAGACTAATCTGGGTTAGAAGAGATGAAACCAGTCACTTTATTCCTGTAACTTATTTCCCTCCGGAAGATCTGCTGGCTAGGAAGGTAGGAAGGCTGTCACTGCTGTTTTTAACAGGAGCTGGGCTGGTTCCCTGGTTGGAGATGGGGCCCCAGGGGCATCCCACTGGAGGAAATGGAAAGGCGGGTCATTGCAGCCTGGGTGGAGAGGAAGCTCCTGGGCCTGCCTGTTCATTCTTTTGCAGGTTGCTCCAGTCTTGGGTGCCTAAATCTGTGGGCTCTGTTCTCTGAACCATAAACTCTGTGCATGTCTCTTCTTGTGAAAAGAGGTCAGATCCTTTCTATGGTGTGCTAGTCGAAGTTCTTCGATATCAATGTGAAAAGCAATGGGTTCCCATTGGGAATGTGGGTCTGACTGCAATGACTTTCAACATCCTTCCTACTCCAGACGGACCTGTCTCTGAGAATGCCTCTCCCTTGACTATGGCTGCACCCGGGTGCAGCAGCAACAGCCATCTGTGGGGGACCCGGGTGAGCTCGGTGATGTGGATCTGCCCGCCCTTTCACACTTCCCGACTTGTTTGCTGATCCCCTTCACGGGTGGATGCCTGACCATTTCTCCAACACCCTTTGTAATGAGACCTGGTTACTCAAGAGTACAGACACCATTCAGACTACTACCCCAATGCTAAAGTAAACCACAATGActgcagagagaaaaagacatagaataaaaagagaaaaatctgtaaaatatataatgaggagttatgaaaaataataatcctaTGAAACAGCCCCCAGAGGAAAAGCAGAGAGACAAGGCAGCtcaggagaagggaaagaaactAGCCAAGCATTAACCTTTCATTAAATCCCTTCCCTTTAACAATGGGCCCTGAAGGAAGGAGGCCAATACTGAAAACTGAGTGTTAGGCTCTGGACTTTGACCCTCCCCCATTGCAAATTAGGACACATGGTAAATACTGAACAATGGTCCCCGAAGGAAGGAGATGAACAGATTTAAATACCCATCCTTCACAATCTGGGCTCCTACCTGTCCAAGTAACAATGAATTTCAACCTTTTACAGCTGCTCTCCTGAGTTAAAGTTTTAACCTACCTAACTAGCTCCTGACTATTCGATCGAACGGGCACGCCCACAAATTCCAATGATGAAACCACCCTAATTGTACCCTATAAAACCCAAATCCCCTCTGTAACGAAGGCCATTTCTCGCATCCAGGAAATAAGCTCTATGGTGCTGGAGTCCACAAAAGAATAAATGGCTTCCCTAGATGTGATTCCCTAAAACTTTAGAATCCCTCAATCTGTTGAGGTCTGTACCCATCATCTTGCGCTTACATATAAGATGGAAGAAATGAAGCTCAGTAGATTAATTTTAGGACACTGAGAAATTTTCATCTATCACCTCTGAACcatgaataataatatttcagAAGTGATAGAACTCAGGAAAAATTCCAAGAGTCCGGAGGGAAGCAAAACTTTGGACAATCTTCAAGAGGGGTAAAGTAGAATGAAGGACAATAGCCCAGTGGAGAATCTTTAATGTTAATTCCTAAGCAAAATTCTAGAATGAgtcattaaagaaattattttagagaATTCTGAAAGTAATGTGTAACTATTAAGAACCAAGGAGAGATCACTGAGGACagataatactaaaataataaaaatttatctggTTAAAAAGCTCATTAAACTGGGGCATAGGAACCAGCAGGAGCCACGATTTCCAACAGGGGCCATGCAGCAACAGTCCAGCAGCCCAAGCTCAGAGCAGGGCAAGGCTATGGGAGACTGGATAGGGAGTACCAGCTGTACTGAGGTGCCCTTTTCAGGTACAGTCAAACACTGTCACCCGAGAAGGCTGCCCAGGGCTGCCAAGCTTTGCATGTCGCGTGCATCCACAGGCAATTAGAAATCTGAATATTGGCACGTCATCTCCCAGTTTTGGAATGCTGGCAATTAACTCAAagttgtacattttttaaaaaatttttttaaattgttgatggacctttttatttttatttatttgtatgtggtgctgagaatcgaacccagtgcctcatgcatgctaggcaagcatgctaccgctgagccacaaccccagcccaaatattttttagttatacatgggcacaatatttttatttatttattttttttaaatttatttttatgtggtgctgaggatcaaacccagggtctcacatgtgagaggcgagtgctctaccgctgagccacaatcccagccctcaaagtTGTAAATTACtctaaaaatcaacaaaacaaatctatagactAAAGTGATCCTCAAGGGCCACCACAGTCTCCTGAACCGTATCCAGCATTTACCAAGCATGGTTATTAATTTAAACCCCAGTACTCTGGTTGCACCAGCCGTAAAAATAAGAGTAATGCCTGTTCTACCTTCCTCACAGATTGGAGGATCAGGTAAAATAATACCTTCAAGTTTTGtgacttgaacccagggacctctacctaccactgagccacaatctcagccttttttttttttttttggcatcaggaattgaacccaagggtgcttaaccactgagtcacaaccccagacatttttaattctttatttaaagaTAAGATCTTGTTAAGCTGCCAAGGACCTCAccaaattactgaggctggctttgaactcacgatgctctgacctcagccttccgagctgctgggataacagacaTGTGTCACCGGGCCCCgccagccttttttatttcttcttttgaaacaggaatcttcctaaattgcccagactggtctcaaactagccatcctcctgcctcagccttcagagattataggcatgtgtgcCACACCTGGCTCCTTCCTCTGTTTATCCTAATGTCACCCTGTTGGAGTTATTTTGATTTCAGAAGAATGTCAGGCAGAACCACTAATCAAGTCCCAGTCCTAggaaattcaatagaaaaatcaATGCTAAACGATGGTGCAATTTGAACAGACTCTCATCTGGCTAAACCGTAACTAAACATGGATGGTGGAGGACTTGGATTTCCTATGACCTCTTCTGACCCTCCCATCAAGTCTCACAACTGCTGCCCACCTAGCATCACTTTCTTCATTTGCTGTTACGCTTTTGACCCTAACACCACCCAacatttttgattgttttcttcCTCCACCATACAAATGCCTACAAGCAAGAATActtgtctgttttgtttcctCTGTATTCCACGTGAGTAAAgaagtgtctggcacatagaaggtgctcaataaatatttctcacataaataaatggatgacCGTATAGGTAAGTCATCAATAACTTGACCCAAAGTCCTCCTAGCTTCGGGATCTAGCAGTGGTCTGATGAAGAAATACTGAATAAAACTGCAAACAACCCAAAGAGGTAAAGGAAAAGTCATAGAATGGATTGTTGAAACAACGATTCAAATTATTGAATAAACAAATTGGGATCTTTGATTGAA
This is a stretch of genomic DNA from Ictidomys tridecemlineatus isolate mIctTri1 chromosome 2, mIctTri1.hap1, whole genome shotgun sequence. It encodes these proteins:
- the Llcfc1 gene encoding sperm-egg fusion protein LLCFC1 isoform X1, with amino-acid sequence MEEKRGNRCRERLCWVAFLTALLLLLRVKGMKSQKGSPDMDEGKQKEKMASADQNQEQFEEHFLASSVGELWQVMDMAQQEENTTSKAAAVRDHLFDLAFCFNMASIMFFL
- the Llcfc1 gene encoding sperm-egg fusion protein LLCFC1 isoform X2, with the protein product MTSLGSQLCWVAFLTALLLLLRVKGMKSQKGSPDMDEGKQKEKMASADQNQEQFEEHFLASSVGELWQVMDMAQQEENTTSKAAAVRDHLFDLAFCFNMASIMFFL